A single genomic interval of Spirosoma linguale DSM 74 harbors:
- a CDS encoding TonB-dependent receptor plug (PFAM: TonB-dependent receptor plug; TonB-dependent receptor~KEGG: mxa:MXAN_4746 TonB-dependent receptor) yields the protein MMNKSYKISRSGNNVGQVGACQPQSLKQKAFSGFLSTLVVLLLLSNSAAWAQERTVTGKVTDPTGSVLPGVSIQVKGTQRGTNTNGEGVYTLTNVPDNATLVLSFIGYTTQEVAVGNRTTVDVQLADDTKALQEVVVVGYGTQRAKDVTGSVATIGPKDFNKGVIASPEQLLQGRVAGVQITPASGEPGAANNIQIRGAVSLRGGNTPLYVIDGVPLDGGDFSSGTPDFGTGTTTARNPLSFLNPSDIENISVLKDASAAAIYGARGANGVVLITTRKGRAGAPQFNFSASGAVSSSLKRYDLLSPSDFLAGVKAAGGDPTLSTVNAGANTNWQNEILRTSVSQIYNASFGGGTNDTRYLFSLGYQDQQGLVKGTGQQRVTGRINASQDLFNKKLTLAVNATTSSVTDQYAMTGNQAGALGNLFGAMIGANPTYPVFRNTSDTSSYYQLAGGSYRNPRAMLDYYHDRGVTNRTLANVSATWNILTGLSLKANFGVDNSTSTRSTSIDSRLNGQFTVPLGSVTNQVYADATTGLGGAAYINSLNRLSKLVEYTANYNRDLGPGKLEAVAGFAYQTFGTRTSYVAASRFPFDESAISYTDNIGAANTLTGTAIGGGSSRAQNDLQSYFARANYNFKEKYLLTATVRVDGSSRFGVNNKYGTFPSVAGAWRISQESFIPKNIFDDLKIRANYGIVGNQDFTGGASKIIYTYNSSGSQIQQNNPNPDLKWEQNTTTGAGIDFSVLKGQLSGSIDYYHRAGSNTLLQVFYAQPAPVNYKWINLPGQIVSQGIELNLIYQVFQKQQFGWEAVFNLTTLDIKAQNIGTDQAVGAISGQGLSGAYAERITSGYAPFSFFIPKFTGFDANGYSTYADDGRSTYQGSPFAKLRLGLTNNFTFGAWTASLFVNGQFGGKIYNNTANALFAKGALKNARNVTYDVANSTENGLNPASVSTRFLEKSDYVRVTNLTISRRFELPQGGFAKSLSLSLTGQNLFIFTGYTGLNPDVNTVTYNGNGNGIPSLGIDYTPYPTPRTVTLGLNVGF from the coding sequence ATGATGAATAAATCCTACAAAATTAGCCGATCCGGTAACAACGTAGGTCAGGTTGGAGCTTGCCAACCCCAGTCACTTAAACAGAAGGCTTTTTCAGGCTTCCTGTCGACGCTGGTTGTGTTGTTGCTGTTGAGTAATTCAGCAGCATGGGCACAGGAGCGAACGGTGACAGGTAAAGTAACCGACCCCACAGGGTCCGTTTTGCCGGGTGTGAGTATTCAGGTGAAAGGCACCCAACGCGGTACCAACACAAACGGAGAAGGGGTCTACACGCTGACGAATGTACCCGACAACGCAACGCTGGTGCTTAGTTTCATTGGCTACACAACGCAGGAAGTGGCTGTAGGCAACCGCACAACGGTTGATGTACAACTGGCCGACGACACCAAAGCGCTGCAGGAAGTAGTAGTTGTTGGATATGGCACGCAACGCGCCAAAGACGTTACCGGCTCGGTGGCGACGATAGGCCCGAAAGATTTCAACAAGGGTGTAATTGCCTCGCCGGAGCAGCTTTTGCAGGGCCGTGTGGCGGGTGTGCAGATTACGCCAGCCAGTGGTGAGCCGGGGGCGGCCAACAACATCCAGATTCGGGGTGCTGTTTCGCTACGCGGAGGTAACACACCTTTATATGTTATCGACGGTGTTCCGCTCGATGGCGGTGATTTTAGCAGTGGTACGCCGGATTTTGGTACGGGTACGACTACGGCCCGTAACCCACTATCGTTCCTGAACCCGAGCGATATTGAAAACATTTCGGTGTTAAAAGATGCGTCGGCTGCGGCTATTTATGGAGCACGGGGTGCCAATGGTGTGGTGCTGATTACGACCCGCAAGGGCCGTGCGGGCGCACCGCAGTTCAACTTCTCGGCGTCGGGGGCTGTTTCTTCGTCGCTGAAGCGGTACGATTTGCTGTCTCCGTCCGATTTTTTGGCTGGAGTGAAAGCCGCCGGTGGCGATCCGACCCTATCGACGGTCAACGCGGGCGCTAACACTAACTGGCAAAATGAAATCCTGCGTACCAGCGTTTCGCAGATCTATAATGCCAGCTTCGGTGGTGGTACAAACGATACGCGGTATTTGTTCTCGCTGGGTTACCAGGACCAGCAGGGCTTGGTAAAAGGCACGGGTCAGCAGCGGGTTACGGGACGTATCAACGCGTCGCAGGATCTGTTCAACAAGAAGCTGACGCTGGCGGTTAATGCAACAACCTCGTCGGTAACGGATCAGTACGCTATGACAGGCAACCAGGCCGGTGCGCTGGGTAACCTCTTCGGAGCCATGATCGGGGCTAACCCAACATACCCGGTATTCAGAAATACGAGCGATACATCGTCGTATTATCAGTTGGCGGGTGGTTCGTACCGTAACCCACGGGCTATGCTCGATTATTACCACGACCGGGGCGTAACTAACCGGACACTGGCAAACGTCAGCGCTACCTGGAACATCCTGACGGGGCTGTCGCTCAAGGCAAACTTTGGTGTTGATAACTCGACGTCTACCCGATCAACGTCGATCGACTCACGCCTGAATGGTCAGTTTACCGTACCACTGGGCTCGGTAACCAACCAGGTATACGCCGACGCAACAACGGGTCTGGGTGGTGCGGCTTACATCAATTCGCTGAACCGCCTGTCTAAACTGGTCGAATACACGGCTAACTACAACCGGGATCTTGGCCCTGGTAAACTGGAGGCTGTAGCCGGTTTTGCGTACCAAACATTTGGTACCCGAACCAGTTATGTAGCGGCCAGCCGTTTCCCGTTCGATGAATCGGCCATTTCGTATACAGACAACATCGGGGCGGCAAACACCCTCACCGGAACGGCTATCGGGGGTGGCTCATCACGTGCTCAGAATGACTTACAGTCTTACTTTGCCCGCGCCAATTATAACTTCAAAGAGAAGTATTTGCTGACGGCGACCGTACGGGTAGATGGTTCATCACGTTTTGGGGTAAACAACAAGTATGGTACCTTCCCATCGGTAGCGGGTGCATGGCGGATATCGCAGGAGAGCTTCATTCCGAAAAATATTTTTGATGACCTCAAAATCCGGGCGAACTACGGTATTGTAGGTAATCAGGATTTCACCGGGGGCGCGTCGAAAATCATTTATACCTACAACAGTTCCGGTTCGCAGATTCAGCAGAACAACCCGAACCCTGATCTGAAGTGGGAGCAAAACACCACAACCGGTGCGGGTATCGACTTTAGCGTGCTGAAAGGCCAGTTGTCCGGTTCGATTGATTATTATCACCGTGCTGGTTCCAACACACTGCTTCAGGTGTTCTATGCCCAGCCTGCGCCTGTAAACTACAAATGGATCAACCTGCCCGGCCAGATTGTGAGCCAGGGTATTGAGCTGAACTTGATTTATCAGGTTTTCCAGAAGCAACAGTTTGGCTGGGAAGCCGTATTCAATCTGACCACGCTTGATATTAAGGCGCAGAACATCGGTACCGATCAGGCCGTGGGTGCTATCAGTGGTCAGGGCCTTTCGGGAGCTTATGCCGAACGGATCACCAGTGGCTACGCGCCATTCTCGTTCTTCATCCCCAAGTTTACGGGTTTCGATGCCAACGGATACTCTACCTATGCGGATGATGGCCGGTCGACGTATCAGGGCAGCCCATTTGCCAAATTACGGTTAGGTTTGACCAACAACTTCACGTTTGGTGCCTGGACAGCGAGTCTGTTCGTGAATGGTCAGTTTGGCGGCAAAATTTACAACAACACGGCCAACGCCCTGTTTGCGAAAGGTGCCCTCAAAAATGCCCGGAACGTAACGTATGACGTAGCGAACAGCACTGAAAACGGCTTGAACCCAGCATCGGTATCGACCCGGTTCCTGGAGAAAAGCGATTACGTTCGGGTTACAAACCTGACCATCTCGCGCCGGTTCGAACTGCCGCAGGGCGGATTTGCCAAGTCGCTTTCGCTGTCGCTGACCGGTCAGAACCTGTTCATCTTTACGGGCTATACCGGCCTGAATCCGGATGTAAATACGGTGACTTATAACGGGAACGGAAACGGCATTCCATCGCTGGGTATCGACTATACGCCGTATCCAACACCCCGCACAGTGACCCTAGGCTTAAATGTTGGTTTCTAA
- a CDS encoding ASPIC/UnbV domain protein (PFAM: ASPIC/UnbV domain protein; FG-GAP repeat protein~KEGG: sfu:Sfum_1623 ASPIC/UnbV domain protein) gives MINKLILLPITLFTLSACHKQPDPLFVKLTAEETGVNFVNRSLDKKNFNIFNYRNFYNGGGVAIGDVNNDGLPDLFLTSNFEENKLYLNKGGMKFTDVTKQAGIIGKKFWSTGVTFADVNGDGLLDIYVCNSGSRDERGNQLYINEGVKNGVPVFTEKAKEYGLWDGGFSTHAAFFDYDRDGDLDMYLLNNSFTPMDRLGYANMRETRDKLGGHKLFENRSEEHSLSSEERVARSGEPSGGSKKKGSQQAGKEAKPLFVDVSEEAGIYGSLIGFGLGITIGDVNNDNWLDIYISNDFYERDYLYINQKGGRSGVPAFKEDIENEMGHISLASMGADIADVNNDGNLDIFVTDMLPDDDYRLKTTTAFESYELGKLKESRDFFYQDSRNMLHLNNGDGTFSEIGRMAGTSATDWSWGALLFDMDMDGRKDIFVANGILKDLTDQDYMAFLASNPDLQPMIEGTKKFDYKEYVDKMGSRPLPNYAYRNMGDGMKYENKAADWGLGEPSFSNGSAYGDLDNDGDLDLVVNNNDAPVSIFANTSVEKNHKNFLRVQLDGYGYNRNAIGAKVYVYQEGANGKPQTQFLQQMPNRGFESSVDLTMVFGLDNNPAIDSLVVIWPDDKKQLIRQPKANTTLSLAHKNADQRALFSTPAMPGKRLFQDITESSKLNYVHKENEFVDYDRDGLLKQMLSREGPALAVGDINGDGLDDVFLGGAVDMPRSLYVQRADGTFYLQKQPFLLDAIYTEDVAATFFDADGDKDLDLYVATGGNEFADSTYTADRLYLNDGKGNLTWNRTLPRTLANNSCVVAADFDLDGDQDLFVGARMNSGRYGQNPDQLLLVNDGKGNFRKATRELMPFSANIGMVTDAVWADIDHDRYPDLVLVGDWMPITVLRNKRGKGFEQVDSETLTNSGGWWNTIQAADLDNDGDIDFIAGNLGLNSRMVASVAEPAHLYSNDFDQNGSYDQIITCFRPTTDGRDGTMETRECVMVQKPDLQKRIPSIKTKYLKHVDYAKAGLEDIFSAQQRQGMTVKTVQTAETSVLINDGKGNFTRKALPVQAQTSPIHAILTNDYNGDGKQDLLLTGNFFDVLTEVGRYDANYGLLLTGDGKGDFVAAKPAQTGFFVRGQVRRMTAGRGANGKPFIVLAKNNDKAQVFTTVKTLTP, from the coding sequence ATGATCAACAAACTCATTCTACTCCCTATCACCCTCTTCACCCTATCCGCTTGCCACAAACAACCAGACCCGCTGTTTGTGAAGTTGACAGCCGAAGAAACGGGCGTCAACTTCGTGAATCGGAGCCTGGACAAGAAGAACTTCAACATCTTCAATTACCGCAACTTCTACAACGGCGGGGGTGTCGCTATTGGCGATGTGAATAACGATGGGCTGCCCGATCTGTTTCTGACCTCCAATTTCGAGGAGAACAAGCTTTACCTTAACAAAGGGGGCATGAAGTTCACCGATGTGACGAAGCAGGCGGGTATCATCGGCAAAAAGTTTTGGTCTACGGGCGTCACTTTTGCCGATGTGAACGGCGACGGACTGCTCGATATCTACGTCTGCAATTCGGGTAGCCGCGATGAGCGGGGCAATCAGTTGTACATCAATGAAGGAGTAAAGAACGGGGTGCCCGTATTCACCGAAAAAGCAAAAGAATATGGCCTGTGGGACGGTGGTTTCTCGACACATGCCGCCTTCTTCGACTACGACCGCGATGGCGACCTGGACATGTACCTGCTCAATAACAGCTTCACGCCAATGGATCGGCTGGGATACGCCAACATGCGCGAAACGCGGGATAAGCTGGGAGGGCATAAGTTATTTGAAAATAGGAGTGAGGAGCATTCTTTAAGTAGTGAGGAGCGAGTAGCGAGGAGTGGGGAGCCATCCGGCGGTAGTAAGAAGAAAGGGAGTCAGCAGGCTGGCAAGGAGGCCAAGCCGTTGTTTGTGGATGTGTCGGAGGAGGCCGGGATATATGGGAGTTTGATCGGCTTTGGGCTGGGCATTACCATTGGCGATGTCAATAATGATAACTGGCTGGATATTTACATCTCCAACGACTTCTACGAGCGCGATTACCTCTACATCAACCAGAAGGGTGGTCGGTCCGGCGTTCCGGCCTTCAAGGAAGATATTGAGAACGAAATGGGGCACATTAGTCTGGCTTCTATGGGTGCCGATATTGCCGATGTGAACAACGATGGCAACCTCGATATTTTCGTGACAGACATGCTCCCCGATGATGATTACCGGCTGAAAACGACTACCGCTTTCGAGAGCTATGAGTTGGGTAAACTCAAGGAGTCCCGCGATTTCTTTTATCAGGATTCGCGCAATATGCTACACCTGAATAACGGCGACGGTACGTTCTCGGAAATTGGTCGAATGGCGGGTACATCGGCTACCGACTGGAGTTGGGGCGCTCTGTTGTTCGATATGGATATGGATGGCCGAAAAGATATTTTCGTAGCCAATGGTATTCTGAAAGACCTGACCGACCAGGATTACATGGCGTTTCTGGCCAGTAACCCCGATTTACAGCCTATGATTGAAGGCACCAAGAAATTCGACTATAAAGAATACGTCGATAAAATGGGGTCACGTCCGTTGCCAAATTACGCTTATCGGAATATGGGCGATGGTATGAAGTACGAAAACAAAGCTGCCGACTGGGGGCTAGGCGAGCCCTCATTCTCAAATGGGTCGGCCTACGGCGATCTGGATAACGACGGCGACCTGGACTTGGTTGTCAATAACAACGACGCACCCGTGTCGATTTTCGCCAATACATCGGTTGAGAAGAATCATAAGAACTTTCTGCGCGTACAACTCGATGGGTATGGCTACAATCGGAATGCCATTGGTGCCAAAGTTTACGTGTATCAGGAAGGGGCTAACGGGAAGCCGCAAACGCAGTTTTTGCAACAGATGCCCAACCGGGGATTCGAATCGTCGGTCGATTTGACGATGGTGTTTGGGCTGGACAATAACCCGGCTATTGACTCGCTGGTGGTTATCTGGCCGGACGATAAGAAACAACTCATCCGGCAGCCCAAAGCCAATACCACCTTGTCGCTGGCTCATAAAAACGCCGATCAACGGGCATTATTCAGCACACCAGCCATGCCGGGAAAACGGCTGTTTCAGGATATCACCGAGTCGTCGAAGCTGAACTATGTGCATAAAGAAAACGAGTTTGTCGATTATGATCGTGACGGGTTACTAAAGCAAATGTTGTCGCGCGAAGGCCCTGCGCTGGCCGTTGGCGACATTAATGGTGACGGGCTCGATGACGTGTTTCTAGGCGGAGCTGTCGATATGCCCCGGTCTTTGTATGTTCAGCGGGCCGATGGAACATTCTATCTGCAAAAACAGCCGTTCTTGCTCGACGCCATTTATACCGAAGATGTAGCGGCTACCTTCTTCGATGCTGATGGTGATAAAGACCTGGATTTGTATGTAGCCACGGGTGGCAACGAGTTTGCTGATTCGACGTATACAGCTGACCGTTTATATCTCAACGATGGAAAAGGGAACCTTACCTGGAACAGAACCCTGCCCCGGACTCTGGCTAATAACTCCTGCGTGGTTGCGGCTGATTTTGACCTCGACGGCGATCAGGACCTATTTGTGGGAGCACGTATGAACTCAGGTCGATACGGTCAAAATCCGGACCAGTTGCTGTTGGTAAACGATGGTAAGGGTAATTTCCGAAAAGCAACCAGGGAACTGATGCCCTTCTCGGCAAACATCGGCATGGTTACGGATGCTGTCTGGGCCGATATTGATCATGACCGCTACCCGGATTTAGTTTTGGTGGGCGACTGGATGCCCATCACCGTTCTGAGAAACAAGCGGGGAAAAGGGTTCGAACAGGTTGATAGTGAAACGTTGACCAATTCGGGTGGTTGGTGGAACACCATACAGGCGGCTGATCTGGACAATGACGGCGATATAGATTTCATAGCTGGAAATCTGGGGCTTAATAGCCGTATGGTGGCTTCGGTCGCTGAACCGGCTCACCTGTATAGCAATGACTTCGATCAGAATGGGTCATACGATCAAATCATCACCTGCTTTAGACCTACTACCGATGGCCGAGACGGCACTATGGAAACCCGCGAGTGCGTAATGGTTCAGAAGCCGGATTTACAGAAACGTATTCCATCCATTAAAACCAAGTACCTCAAGCATGTTGATTACGCCAAAGCAGGTCTTGAGGATATTTTCTCTGCCCAGCAACGGCAGGGAATGACCGTTAAAACGGTACAAACGGCCGAAACATCGGTGCTGATCAACGATGGCAAGGGAAACTTTACCCGGAAGGCCTTACCCGTGCAGGCGCAAACCTCGCCGATTCATGCCATTCTCACCAATGACTATAATGGCGACGGCAAGCAGGATCTTTTGCTGACCGGTAACTTCTTCGATGTATTGACCGAAGTAGGTCGCTATGATGCTAATTATGGCTTGCTCTTAACCGGTGATGGTAAAGGTGATTTTGTGGCGGCAAAACCCGCTCAGACCGGCTTTTTTGTACGGGGGCAGGTTCGCCGGATGACGGCCGGGCGCGGTGCGAATGGAAAACCCTTTATTGTACTGGCAAAGAACAATGATAAAGCGCAAGTGTTTACCACAGTAAAGACACTTACTCCCTGA
- a CDS encoding RagB/SusD domain protein (PFAM: RagB/SusD domain protein), with amino-acid sequence MNSFNYKTIGLLTATMLVGSVGINGCTNLDDKVFGSLSSTDATQGSIRLDPVATLQGAYQALNPIATNQGHAYALQEHPSDEMMGPTRGTDWDDFGVWRKLHQHTWDSQHVEILNAWNDLNTGAFRSSQAIFAAGSNAQLVAQAQFLRGFFTSQIVDLWGRVPVRQVTDAADANPAVLSRQAATNFVISDLRAAFNVLPSVSPTTANVASKEAAAAMLAKVYLNRAVYNQSPTTPAGPFSFAKADMDSAVYFANQVIASGKFALTPKGSYYDNFHWDNDQRSKELIFTIQNTSTAQPGSVQNRYFMTEHYNQYIGAWNGFTTLADFYNSFEATDERRGAQPADLTPATGITAGFQVGQQYGPGGPGGPVPLKDRSGNPLVFTPQVNIALANEVQGIRVVKYLPNPLTYNNPTNDYVFLRYADVLLMKAEAILRGGTDPQGQTAATIVNNLRTTRGASAAITIDLPAVLAERGRELYWEGWRRSDEIRFGTFLNPVDQRPTTSPATAVLFPFPQQAIDSNPNLQPQNPGY; translated from the coding sequence ATGAATTCATTCAATTATAAGACTATTGGCTTGTTGACCGCCACCATGCTGGTGGGTAGTGTAGGCATCAATGGTTGTACGAATCTTGACGATAAAGTGTTCGGATCACTCTCGTCGACCGATGCTACGCAAGGCTCTATCCGGCTCGATCCGGTGGCTACGCTACAGGGCGCTTATCAGGCACTCAACCCCATTGCCACCAATCAGGGTCATGCCTACGCCTTACAGGAGCACCCGTCCGACGAAATGATGGGCCCAACCCGCGGTACCGACTGGGACGATTTCGGGGTGTGGCGTAAGCTGCACCAGCATACCTGGGACTCCCAGCACGTTGAAATCCTGAATGCCTGGAATGACCTGAATACCGGTGCTTTCCGGTCTTCGCAGGCCATTTTTGCCGCTGGTTCCAACGCGCAGTTAGTGGCTCAGGCACAGTTTTTACGCGGATTTTTCACCTCGCAGATTGTTGATCTATGGGGTCGTGTGCCCGTTCGTCAGGTAACGGATGCGGCCGATGCCAATCCGGCGGTGCTAAGCCGGCAGGCGGCAACCAATTTCGTGATTAGTGACTTACGGGCGGCTTTCAATGTGTTGCCATCCGTTTCACCAACAACGGCCAACGTAGCCAGTAAGGAAGCGGCAGCGGCCATGCTGGCGAAAGTGTACCTGAACCGGGCGGTATATAACCAGTCGCCAACGACTCCGGCAGGACCATTTTCATTTGCCAAGGCCGATATGGACTCGGCGGTGTATTTCGCCAATCAGGTGATTGCTTCGGGCAAATTCGCGCTGACACCAAAGGGTAGTTATTACGATAACTTCCACTGGGACAACGACCAGCGGTCAAAGGAGCTGATCTTTACGATCCAGAACACCTCGACAGCGCAGCCGGGTAGCGTACAGAACCGGTATTTTATGACGGAGCACTACAACCAGTACATCGGTGCCTGGAATGGCTTCACGACGCTTGCTGATTTCTACAATAGTTTTGAAGCAACGGACGAACGCCGGGGTGCGCAACCCGCCGATCTAACTCCGGCAACGGGTATCACGGCTGGTTTCCAGGTCGGTCAACAGTATGGCCCTGGCGGTCCTGGTGGTCCTGTCCCGCTGAAAGATCGCAGTGGCAACCCGCTGGTGTTTACGCCACAGGTCAACATCGCGCTGGCTAACGAGGTGCAGGGTATCCGGGTGGTTAAATACCTGCCAAACCCGCTCACCTACAACAACCCAACCAACGACTATGTATTCCTGCGTTATGCGGACGTGTTGCTCATGAAAGCGGAAGCAATTCTGCGCGGTGGCACTGATCCGCAAGGACAAACAGCTGCGACAATCGTCAACAACCTCCGGACAACGCGGGGTGCGTCGGCTGCGATAACGATCGACCTGCCCGCTGTACTGGCCGAGCGTGGTCGTGAACTCTACTGGGAAGGCTGGCGCCGGAGCGACGAGATTCGTTTTGGTACGTTCCTGAATCCGGTCGATCAGCGTCCAACAACTTCGCCCGCTACGGCCGTATTGTTCCCATTCCCGCAGCAGGCTATCGACAGTAACCCAAACCTGCAACCACAGAATCCTGGCTATTGA